ccttttcttcttccgcTTCCGCGGCAGCCCCCGTCCGATTCTAATTCCTTTTCTTTCCTCCATAATTCTTCGCCGTCGCTTCTTCGATTGTTTTGATTCGATTTAAATCTCtgtatttattttatcaaattttgctTTGAGTTTTTTGAAAGGGTAAGCAAGTTCAGCTTCTTGACTGGGTGTCGAATCAACGATCCAGCCAAATGAATTACAAACCTTGTGAAATCCAAATCGGCAGTAGCACTCGCCTGAATCTGACTTCCTCCTGATTCTTCAGGCCCTTTTACTACTGTTACACTTACatgttctttttcattttttcccccaatttaatttataaagtttgataaataattaataacTATATTAAGCAATCATAATCGTAAATTCGTTCCCATTCTTTCCTCTCCCCAGTTCCATCTCCTCTCAAGCTAATAAGCTCTTCCTTCCTCAGTTCTATTAGAGCTTGGGGTGTCTGATTGGGAAGATATTTCTGTAACAACATGAGCAGCTGTGTTGCTTAATTGCATTTGCGAATACTTGTGTCAAATAAAACAGGCAAGTTAGTAGTTGTGCAACTTACAGCATTTGCAAAGAAAATTCGATCTAAATTTTTGGTCGTTCGGAATGGATACACCCAGGAGTGGCAGTCGAAAAGTATAATCTTATTGTTCTGGATTTGAAGAGATGCAGATTGGAGGAAAAACCTTTTCTTGCCTCGGTTTCTTACAACCAAAGCTCCTGGATTTCCAAAGTTTAGTTCAACCTGGAACTTGACACTATATGTTCTGGTTTTTTCACCATCGTCTGTCTTGGTGGTTCCACATTTGAGGTAAGCTTGGTTGCTCAACTTGCCCTTGCCAGTTTCTGTTGGATACAACATCAAGAAAGCGAAGATTTTCGGGTCACAGAATTACACAAAGCTCAATAGTTTTTCAAGGTAATTGCTCCACTTTGAACTTACTTGGATCAACTTCTGTCGAACTATATAATCGAAGAGAAGCTGATCTTCCCGAACCAGATTGTTTATGGCTCTGGACAACGACAATTTCTCCTTTGATAGTTGAGTGTCTGCTCCGCGGTGGGCTAGTAACTGGGTGGCGCTGGTGTTGCATATTTGCTGCCTCTTGCATGGAAAAGTGACTCGGCAAATCAACGATGGAGAACTTtttatgagaaaaatgaagttaTTAATAATGTTGATGAATGCGAAACGTAAAGACTTATGCTTTGCCTCTTATTCTTACCTAGGCATGTGATTCGTTGCTTGACCAgaggttttcttcttcttttgtgatATTTTAGTTCCATTCCGAGTACAAGTTTTGTGATTCTGTCCTTGATTCTTTTATCGATATCGCTAGTAGACTTGCGAAAATTGAGCAACAAATACGTCAGGTGGAAAACGATAAGTGACAAAGGGTGCCAACTGGGAACATCTGCCCGCTATCGTATCCAATTGCATTCGCTTGTGCAACCAGTAACAACCACGTAACGGCATCTGCATTTTGGTGGAAAATCTTTCACTCTACTCTTATGAACACCATAGACTGTATCATGTTGCCTATTGCTCGAAACGTGAAGTGGCTACCTTACGTGTTGTAGTGGACTGTCGCATTATGCTTGAAATTGATGTTATTGAGCACTTGTGGAATCAACAAGGAGACCAAGAAGTACAACAAGCATCTGCATCTGCGTCCAGCCTACATATTTTCCAGTTTCCCtggaaaattaaatagaatgtatTTACTATTTACCCGAAACCTGCATGCCCGCACGCTTAGGATCCATTTGCTAGGCTAGATGGGATTGAGCTTCAGGAGTAGGATTGGATGAGTTACATAACCTATCATATTTTCTCTTATTTCGGATTTGTAGCCAATCCAGTCCGTGATGCATTTATCTCACCAAACATTTGCTGGgttacaaatccaatttaattgaaaataacCTATCTCATCCTATCCACCAAACGAATCCTTAGCCTTTCAACTTCCCAAGTACAATTCAATGTACTAGCAACTTTTCAGCTCTTCCATATATATAGAAATTACATGCCGTGGCCACAAGACTTCCATAAATCATTGAAATCGGAACCATTAATTCTTTTTATCATCATTTAAagattatttttacaaaaataaaaatggtttaaCCATTCATATGtatcaaacaaatattcagtTCATCATGAAAACGTTACTTTATATCAAAACATTGGTTTGACACGCATGAATAACTAAAACAATCTCGaaattgaattatttttgtaaagatgatttgtgatgatgaagaataaacGGTTACGTTTAACATGTTTAAACGATAAAAATACGTTAATTTCAAggagaaacaatttttttttttccttcagtaGTACATGCCATTTTTTTCCTCCTACTTTTTGGTGGAGttctattttcattttctttttgcttaTACAATTTAGCATTTTTCTCCtactagcaaaaaaaaaaaaaagaggaaaactaattaaaatgtttgaaaatttgaagttttaactataaggataaaaagtaaaatgaataatattaagtttgacttttaaggtaaaaatgtaatttttcgttaaagtaaaagGTACCGTAAACTTTTCTTTTAACTCTCAAACCAAACAGGTCATCGCAGACACACAGCCAAGTCGTTGCCCAAACCTGAAACAAAAGATGGCGATGGCGAGCCTTCAGAGACTCCGTCACTCTCAAATGCTCCACCGCCTCCCTTCCATCTCCTTAATCTCCAGATCCTCCGCCTCCTCCGCCTCCTCAGCCTCCGCCTCCTCCCCCACTCACTCCGCCAAAGTCTCCGACCGAATCGTCAAGCTCTTCGCGATCGACGTCGACGGCCGCAAGCGCGAGGTGGTGGGCCTATCGGGCCACACTCTCCTCAAGGCCCTGGCCCAGAGGGGCCTGATCGACCCGGCCTCCCACCGGCTCGAGGACATCGACGCCTGCTCCGCCGAGTGCGAAGTCAACATTGCTCAGGAATGGTTCGACAAGCTCCCGCCGCGGTCCTACGACGAGGAGTACGTGCTGAAGAGGAACTCTAGGGCTAGGGTTCTCAACAAGCATTCCAGGCTGGGATGCCAGGTCGTCCTCACTCCAGAGCTTCAAGGTATGGTGGTTGCTGTCCCTGAGGCCAAACCCTGGGACATTCCATAAGCTTAGGGTAGTGAAATTCTTGGGATTTTACCTCTGTATTTGGATACAATAATGCGATTTTCTGGCTCTGAGGGAATTATGTGGAACCAGTTTTTAATGTTGTGGGTCGAATGCTTTGGATTTCTGTGTATGAATTGAGAAAATTGTTGTTCAATTTCATGATTTGAATATGTTGGAATGTTGAATTGTTTGTTTTGGGTGTTGATTTAGTTGGTGAAAATCGATGAAATGTGGGAGGAATGTTGAAAAAGTGTTGAGCCATATATTTCGGGTTTTCTAGAATGGGGTCAGAAATCCTTGTTCGTTGTTCCATTTAGTAATATAAGGTTGGTGTTTCGGAAGTAGGAGGCTAGCAGCAGATTGAGTAAATGACGGACATATTTTTGACCTGGATGGAGTGCTTTCAGTTTGTAGGCTTAGGTCCAGGAAGTAAATGTAGAGTTCGACTTGAATGGAGGTTGAATGTGAATCTTTAGTTTGTAGTAGTCATCTTGTTGTAGTTTACATGAGCGAAGAGTGGTAGCTGTTTGGTTTATATTAATTGATTGCTGCATAACAAACTGCAAATTGTGGAATTCTATGGAATGTTGCATAAAAGGTAATATAATGCAAGAAGTGGACGAAGGAGGTAGGGAGTTTAGATTTTCACCTGATAATAGTTTCAGTAACAATGATGAAGAACTTGAAACGCTTGATGATAGGCGAGTGTTAATGTTCATGGCTGGGTTTGTTTTGCGATTGGCTATAGTTGCTTGAGCTGGCGATAGTACTGAATCACAATCGCTTATGTGAAGTTGAGATTAGTGTAGCTGTGCAAGAAACTAAGCAACAGATTGGTTTATGTTCAAAACGTGCTTTTATGAACTTTTCTGTTCTGCACACTGCTCGGTGCAGTTTTATTCCATTACATGTGTTTGATTTGGTGACTTTGGTCACGCATAGTATTGCACTTGagatgttttgttcttttttgatTATTTTCTAGCACCTTAGTGGAGCTTACTTGAGATATTATACGCGCATTATTCTTTGGGTACTGGGTAGTGGAGATATCGAAACATGTCTCCAAACTCTTTCTTTCCGGCGTGCTGGAAGAATAAGGGATAGGTATTGTGCGGGATAGGGAACCATGAGAAGATCATGATAGGTGTTAAGTGGCTAGAGCCCTTCAGGAAGCACATATATGCCGTATTTGGGATTCTGTTTGAAGATGAACATAGTTTTACAtgcaaaaaggaaaatgaaatagCTAATGGGGTCTAAGGATGAATTGTTCTGTCTATGACCCTCCCTATGCACGCACAATTTTGTTTGGATTACCCGGGATGCTTTTCTCAGGAAATCCTTTTTTGATGGCTACAATGTGGTTTAGAATAGCCGaattattttctcttttgatGTCCACATTGTTGGATGGCTGTTTGTCGTTGCTTCTAGGAGAGAATTTATCCGGATCATGAGAAGTGCCATTGTCTCTCAGACTCTCTCAGTCTCTTCCTCTTATTTTCGTATAATTGAATGGTGAAATTATAGTGGTTGGAGAATTTTcatgtggtccaatatcctCGTGAATAGGGTGTTGAGTTTCTACTTATACATCTCGTATTAGTGGTTGGAGGATGTGATTGTGCAGTGCTCTCACACCATCTCCAGAATCCTAGAACCTAACAAAAGAGGGGCAGAAGATGTATAGTTGTAGTAGTGACTACCGAAGCTCCCGTTTTGCCTTGTGTAATGTTTTGCTTCCTGGTTTGCATGGTCTAGCAGCGCCTTCTAGAATCTAAATTAGGCTTTTAACCCGGAGTGAGGGGAAGAAATGGACATAACTAAATCACCAAATTACTTCAAAAAATGGCTCACGGGCTTTGCATGTCCCTATTTACCAAAACATTGAACTAAACTACTAATTGACGTGatattctctcttttttattgcCACGTTGATTTTTCAAAGTAAAAGGAGGCtcaaactaaaattgaaaatcaatgtggCAATTTGGACGACCACAAACGATAGTTCAAAGGGGTAACTAATTTTTTCCCTCAACCTATTTGTTTCAAATCGTTATCATGGGTCTTGTTGTACTGAGAAGTACTTTCATTCTGCTGATGTTGCTGCATCTCAAGTTAATCAGTtatgttaaaaagttataaCGCCTTAGAAGAGCATATgtaaaagagatgtcaaattttaacttaaaattaaaatttgactgTCTATGTGAcactttgacatcttttaaagttttgtttttcacttgatatgtcaaattcaaatattataatatattttaataaactcaataataaagtaaataaaatgcatgtaataattaattaaaaagagtTTTGAAGCGTTAATTTTGTTAGTAATGGTGAAGGGTGCTAATCCATATCATGCCAcatcatattttgtttttcgattGAAAAACATTATGGTTGCCATTTATAACAGTTTGTactaatttgaattttttttttttaaaaaaaaatttctaataaGTGATTAATTTGTGATACTGTCACAAAATCATCGTGGCTGCAAGTAACGTTCGTCAGTGTTGATACAATGCCCAAACTCGAGCCAATGGGCCAAACAATCATTAGTCTGAAGTCCATAGGGCTCAGCCCACTCGAGCAAAAGAAAACCCTAGTTCCTGCTAATTTTCTGTATAAATACTACATTATCAGAGATATTAGGAAGTATCGTCGTGTGCAggattccttttcttcttccgcTTCCGCGGCAGCCCCCGTCCGATTCTAATTCCTTTTCATTACTCCATAATTCTTCGCCGTCGCTTCTTCGATTGTTTTGATTCGATTTAAATCTCtgtatttattttatcaaattttgctTTGAATTTTTTGAAAGGGTAAGCAAGTTCAGCTTCTTGACTGGGTGTCGAATCAACGATCCAGCCAAATGAATTACAAACCTTGCGAAATCCAAATCGGCAGTAGCACTCGCCTGAATCTGACTTCCTCCTGATTCTTCAGGCCCTTTTACTACTGTTACACTTACatgttctttttcattttttcccccaatttaatttgtaaagtttgataaataattaataacTATATTAAGCAAACGCACTCTGTCCCTAAACAGTCGATGTTTTGAGGCAATTTCTTCGTTTGCAATATTAATCCAGTTCTAGTTTTTCTAGATTATCCAACTACTCGCCCATTATCCCTTTTACTTTGATTGGTTTTGTGGGCACATGGTTGGattacacttttttttattttcttaaatttaatttgatattttctgtgaattgaatttgattgatgaagaaaatgatgaaagaGATGTGAAAGGGTGATGATCCTTCGATTTAACGTGATCAGAATAATATCTCTTCGCTACGTTCTTTCTGAttctaaaacaaataaataagggCTACTATATggaattaaaacaaacaaattctAACACATTCTTTGCACAAAAAAATGGTGGGACTAAAATGATCTTTAGACTTCGGAGATTGGACTGAAAATAAAGTCTCAGTAGAAGTTTCTCATTAAGGCTCAAAAAATAAAACGGAGTTGAACATAATTGGACTCTTAATATTAGGTTTTATGTTATATAAACAATAGCTAATTGGGGATGGAAGATTTGAATGGCAAATAATCTTTAGACACCCTCCCCTtggttggttatgttgattactttttattttcactTCAGAAGAAGTAAtatcatctccaatcgaagggtTCAGAGAGTCAGATGGTTGAAAATAGTTCGAAAACTATCTTCAACTGAGAGTCAGGCCAAATGACTCATGGGTCCCACTGGACAAAAAAAGGCCAAATGACCAACCAGCCGACCCAAGGCCGAGCCACATGCTGACTtcatatttgatttttctttttttcttttttacaaaatttaaaaattct
This genomic stretch from Pyrus communis chromosome 2, drPyrComm1.1, whole genome shotgun sequence harbors:
- the LOC137726379 gene encoding uncharacterized protein, whose protein sequence is MAMASLQRLRHSQMLHRLPSISLISRSSASSASSASASSPTHSAKVSDRIVKLFAIDVDGRKREVVGLSGHTLLKALAQRGLIDPASHRLEDIDACSAECEVNIAQEWFDKLPPRSYDEEYVLKRNSRARVLNKHSRLGCQVVLTPELQGMVVAVPEAKPWDIP